Genomic DNA from Comamonas antarctica:
TTCTATTTGCGAAATCATGTAAGCTGGATTCATAAACTGGATCGCTGCATGCCCATACCATTGCGCTGGCGCTCGATCATCTATGGCCTAATTCCTGCACCACGTTCCATCCGTTCAGAACCATGCGCCGCGCCATCCCCTCCACCCAAGCCCTGGCCTGCTTCGAGGCATGCGCACGCCACCAAAGCTATACCCGGGCGGCGCAGGAACTGGCACTCACCCAGAGCGCGGTATCGCGCCAGATCATTGCGCTGGAAGACTTCGTCGGCGTGTCGCTCTTTCGCCGCACGCGCCATGGCATGGAGCTCACCCCTGCCGGACAGACCTATGCGCGCAAGGTGCGCGGCTGGCTGCAGGGTCTGGAGCGCGACACGCTGGACATCATGGCGCGTCAGGGCGAAGGCGGCGCGCTGAGCCTGGCGGCCGTGCCGACCTTTGCCACGCGCTGGCTGCTGCCGCGCCTGCCCTCCCTGGCCAAGGAGCATCCAGGCATCACCGTGCATATCGACACGCAGACCCGCCCTTTCCTGTTTGCCGATACCGGTTTCGATGCCGCGCTGTATGCCGGCACGCCCGAGCAGGTGAGCCAGTGGCCGGGTATCCAGGCGCAGTGGTTGATGGATGAACAGGTCGTGCCGATGTGCAGCCCTGCCCTGCTGGCCCAGGCGGCGCAGCGCGGCCTCGGACGGGCCTGGCAGACCGTGCCGCCCGAAACCATTGCC
This window encodes:
- a CDS encoding LysR substrate-binding domain-containing protein; this encodes MRRAIPSTQALACFEACARHQSYTRAAQELALTQSAVSRQIIALEDFVGVSLFRRTRHGMELTPAGQTYARKVRGWLQGLERDTLDIMARQGEGGALSLAAVPTFATRWLLPRLPSLAKEHPGITVHIDTQTRPFLFADTGFDAALYAGTPEQVSQWPGIQAQWLMDEQVVPMCSPALLAQAAQRGLGRAWQTVPPETIAQLPLLQQSTRPYGWQQWFQAAGLAPARALDGPRYELFSMLAMAATHGMGVALIPPMLVEAELARGDLVVACSLSLRRERSYYLITPAQPASAVLQAFSDWLQREAAQAQ